The genome window TTCCGCAGTTCCACTCGGTTTACGGACTGTTCTTGCGGCGTGTCCAGCCATTGCTCGTTCAACTCTGACAGCAAAGCGCACAAGCGATCGCGGTCAAGGTTCGGCCCGGTGTCCCCAAAATAAGCCAGAGTAATGTGGGCAGTAAAATGATATTGCTGTTCAATTCCCAAAGCCATTAAATCGGGATTTTGATAGATCGATCGGCGAAACTCCAGAATTTGCTTGTAAGAGTTTTCATCCGTCGGTGCCAAACAAACACCCACAGCTCTAGTCATCACCATCAACCCCAGCACTATCCAGCGAATGGGAGCGCCGCCCGCCAAGGGTTTGCAGGCGGCAAAACTATCGGCCATGCGCGAGCGCAGTTGCTCCTCAAATTCGGGATTTTTATCAGAGGCATCTCGAAAAGCGCTGTTCCAAATCAAATCGGCTACGGTTAAATGGAAGGTATCA of Oscillatoria nigro-viridis PCC 7112 contains these proteins:
- a CDS encoding DUF1868 domain-containing protein; the encoded protein is MTLLDSYKSQVEHIQESPKFKPDEAGRRAPVPFPGYSVITPPAGEDAENAALYSNLHSIQQRLLQETAEGAIVALPPDTFHLTVADLIWNSAFRDASDKNPEFEEQLRSRMADSFAACKPLAGGAPIRWIVLGLMVMTRAVGVCLAPTDENSYKQILEFRRSIYQNPDLMALGIEQQYHFTAHITLAYFGDTGPNLDRDRLCALLSELNEQWLDTPQEQSVNRVELRKFEDMATYLRQPDWPVFEF